The following proteins are co-located in the Myxocyprinus asiaticus isolate MX2 ecotype Aquarium Trade chromosome 18, UBuf_Myxa_2, whole genome shotgun sequence genome:
- the LOC127456287 gene encoding B-cadherin-like, with translation MLVSPKSYVSMIRRKGDWMIPSINIPEYVKGPFPKEVVKMKSTAANSMKMIYEISGTGADRPPKGLFTANKYSGMLSVTKELNREETQEYINPIPSQHNKCCCCCFSF, from the exons ATGTTGGTCTCACCCAAGTCATATGTCAGCATGATCAGGAGAAAAGGGGATTGGATGATTCCATCCATTAATATTCCAGAATATGTTAAAGGCCCGTTCCCAAAGGAAGTGGTGAAG ATGAAGTCCACTGCTGCCAActcaatgaaaatgatttatgAAATCTCAGGCACTGGAGCTGACCGACCTCCCAAAGGTCTTTTCACAGCGAACAAATATTCAGGCATGTTGTCTGTGACCAAAGAACTGAACAGAGAGGAAACTCAAGAATACATT aatcCCATCCCATCCCAACACAACAAG tgctgctgctgttgcttcTCCTTCTGA